From Erigeron canadensis isolate Cc75 chromosome 8, C_canadensis_v1, whole genome shotgun sequence, one genomic window encodes:
- the LOC122579460 gene encoding probable receptor-like protein kinase At1g11050 has product MLQHTTNYMGKHVFLFLIHFLLIFSSLSHASNSSCPIDYNYVDAYPWDASDCTTATTATDSCCISLRNLFAIGLSYHLKKSKQFYFPNLQTSNSCVSDFQSHLSSISKVKQISFSSCFNSTAYFVNSPLDCLGIVNVSDWIDKVGPSTGLDSSCDGNLAQAIPCRNCFEAGLALNSRLGSLTKNSTKCFSFICLYAAGIINKFGPEDPGTADCILGVTLSKTKPKSNKNSKKNVIFAISGALVGIFFVLGVILGYKRWNNNRKESQLHRENVRNVRARVLPNSGAKWFSIDELDVATNGFSQQNLIGQGGFGVVYKGKLVDGTVVAVKKMMTFDTEAVDDDFVNEAEIISKIRHRNLLPLRGFCATSDSINGNERYLVYDFMPNGSLYDHLFNEKSSNMKRLSWTQRKSIILDVANGLSYLHNGIKPAIFHRDIKATNILLDSNMRALVADFGLAKQSGEGLSHMTTRVAGTYGYVAPEYALYGQLTEKSDVYSFGIIVLEIMSGRKVLEEVKGRIVLIADWAWEMEKLGRIDEVFESSMRDKSLPKSVMGRFIRVGLLCAHTMVALRPTISQALKMLEGDIDIPRLVDRPPPLGESARSSFHHSNNLLLSSSEASRASSSLNT; this is encoded by the coding sequence ATGCTTCAACACACCACCAACTATATGGGCAAACATGTTTTCTTGTTTCTCATCCATTTCTTGCTCATTTTTTCCTCTTTATCTCATGCATCAAATTCTTCATGTCCCATAGATTATAACTATGTCGACGCTTACCCATGGGACGCGTCAGACTGCACGACGGCCACCACTGCAACAGACAGCTGTTGCATTTCTCTCCGTAACCTATTCGCCATCGGGCTTTCTTACCATCTTAAAAAAtccaaacaattttattttccaAACCTCCAAACCTCAAATTCATGTGTCTCAGATTTCCAGTCTCACCTCTCTTCAATATCTAAAGTCAAACAAATTTCCTTCTCAAGTTGCTTCAATTCTACTGCTTACTTTGTAAACAGCCCATTAGATTGCTTAGGGATAGTTAATGTCTCAGATTGGATTGATAAAGTTGGGCCATCCACTGGGCTTGATTCTTCTTGTGATGGAAATCTGGCCCAAGCTATCCCATGTAGAAATTGTTTTGAAGCTGGATTGGCTTTAAATTCTCGGCTAGGATCTTTGACCAAAAACTCGActaaatgttttagttttatttgtcTATATGCTGCTGGAATTATCAATAAATTTGGCCCTGAAGACCCTGGAACGGCTGATTGCATACTTGGTGTAACTTTGTCCAAGACTAAACCAAAATctaataaaaattcaaagaaaaatgtcattttcGCGATTTCAGGTGCTTTAGTGGGGATTTTCTTTGTGCTTGGTGTGATTTTGGGTTATAAGAGATGGAATAACAATAGGAAAGAAAGTCAATTGCATAGAGAGAATGTAAGAAATGTAAGAGCTCGAGTTTTGCCTAACTCGGGTGCCAAATGGTTTAGTATAGATGAGCTTGATGTTGCTACAAATGGATTTTCGCAACAAAATTTAATCGGTCAAGGTGGATTTGGGGTTGTTTATAAAGGAAAGCTTGTGGATGGAACAGTTGTAGCTGTTAAAAAGATGATGACTTTTGATACAGAAGCAgtagatgatgattttgttaatgAGGCCGAGATTATTAGTAAGATAAGGCATAGAAATCTTTTGCCTTTAAGAGGGTTTTGTGCAACAAGTGATTCGATTAATGGAAATGAAAGGTACCTTGTTTATGATTTTATGCCAAATGGTAGTTTATATGATCATCTATTCAATGAAAAGTCTTCAAACATGAAAAGGTTAAGTTGGACCCAAAGAAAATCAATTATTCTTGATGTGGCTAATGGGCTATCTTATTTGCACAATGGAATTAAGCCCGCGATATTTCATCGCGATATAAAGGCAACAAATATTCTTTTGGACTCGAACATGAGAGCCCTGGTTGCGGATTTTGGATTAGCTAAACAAAGTGGAGAGGGGTTGTCCCACATGACTACGAGAGTGGCAGGGACATACGGATATGTAGCCCCAGAGTATGCCCTATATGGGCAGTTGACTGAAAAGAGTGATGTTTATAGCTTTGGGATCATCGTTCTCGAGATCATGAGTGGGAGAAAGGTACTTGAAGAGGTGAAAGGAAGGATAGTTTTGATTGCGGATTGGGCATGGGAGATGGAGAAATTGGGTCGAATTGATGAGGTTTTTGAGAGTTCAATGAGAGACAAATCATTACCTAAGAGTGTGATGGGTAGATTTATAAGAGTTGGGTTACTTTGTGCTCATACAATGGTTGCACTTCGACCTACGATTTCACAAGCTCTCAAGATGTTGGAAGGTGACATCGATATCCCACGTTTGGTGGACCGACCACCACCTCTCGGTGAGTCTGCTAGGTCGAGTTTCCATCATAGCAACAACTTATTGTTGTCGAGTAGTGAAGCATCCAGGGCCAGTTCAAGCCTCAACACTTGA
- the LOC122610571 gene encoding probable receptor-like protein kinase At1g11050 — MGLKQLFLILICLLISSSSSSSSSSSSSSSSSSSSISLSNASNSSCPIDFNYVTTFPWDTSSCTTTTNATENCCSALRSIFGIGLSNHLKKSKQFYFTNMDTSISCVSHFQANLSSISIKQTFSSCLAYSHEFVSNESSCAGIHTVSEWVDKAGSTKDLESSCDGNLAGFITCRSCLDAGLAITSRLVSLSQNSTKCFTFTALYAAGIINKFGPEDTRTADCILGVALSKPKARSSKKKNMIFAILGALIGVILVLGVSIVYIRFSRKRKGIDDQLHKDYVSNVKARVLPNSGAKWFSIEELGEATNGFSRQNFIGQGGFGVVYKGTLLDGTVVAVKKMSSFDIEADNDFVNEAKIISKIRHRNLLPLRGFCVTSDSIHGNERYLVYDFMPNGSLHDHIFSEKTSSTSLSWPQRKSIILDVANGLSYLHNGIKPAIFHRDIKATNILLDTNMKALVADFGLAKQSGDGQSHMTTRVAGTHGYVAPEYALYGQLTDKSDVYSFGIIVLEIMSGRKVLEEMKQGMVLIADWAWEMVKSGRIDEVFESSMKGDSLPKSVMSRFIRVGLLCAHTMVALRPTISQALMMLEGDIDIPRLVDRPPPLGESARSSFYHSNNLWSSSEASMATSSLKTRI; from the coding sequence ATGGGCCTCAAGCAACTTTTCTTGattctcatttgtcttctcatatcttcttcttcttcttcttcttcttcttcttcttcttcttcttcttcttcttcttcttctatatCTCTATCAAATGCATCAAATTCTTCTTGTCCCATAGATTTCAATTATGTCACTACCTTCCCATGGGACACATCCTCttgcaccaccaccaccaacgcAACCGAAAACTGCTGCTCGGCTCTCCGAAGCATTTTCGGTATTGGCCTTTCTAACCATCTCAAAAAGTCCAAACAATTCTACTTCACAAACATGGACACATCCATTTCTTGTGTTTCACATTTCCAAGCCAACCTTTCTTCAATCTCTATAAAACAAACCTTCTCAAGTTGCCTTGCATATAGTCATGAGTTCGTGTCGAATGAGTCAAGTTGTGCTGGGATCCACACCGTTTCGGAATGGGTTGACAAGGCTGGTTCAACCAAGGATCTAGAGTCATCTTGTGATGGAAATCTAGCCGGGTTTATTACGTGTAGATCTTGCCTAGATGCCGGTTTGGCTATTACTTCTCGGTTAGTTTCTTTAAGCCAAAACTCAACTAAATGTTTTACTTTTACCGCATTATATGCTGCTggaattattaataaatttggGCCAGAAGATACACGAACTGCGGATTGTATACTAGGTGTAGCTTTATCCAAGCCCAAAGCTAGATCcagtaagaaaaaaaacatgattttcgcGATTTTAGGAGCTTTGATAGGAGTTATTCTTGTTCTTGGTGTAAGTATTGTTTATATAAGATTTAGTAGAAAGAGGAAAGGAATTGATGATCAATTACATAAAGATTACGTTAGTAATGTCAAAGCTAGAGTTTTGCCTAACTCGGGTGCCAAATGGTTTAGTATAGAGGAGCTTGGTGAAGCTACAAATGGTTTTTCGCGACAAAATTTTATTGGTCAAGGTGGATTTGGGGTTGTTTACAAAGGGACTCTTTTGGATGGGACAGTTGTGGCTGTTAAAAAGATGAGTAGTTTTGATATAGAAGCGGATAATGATTTTGTTAACGAGGCGAAGATTATAAGTAAGATAAGGCATCGGAATCTTCTTCCTCTTAGAGGGTTTTGTGTGACAAGTGATTCGATACATGGTAATGAAAGGTACCTTGTTTATGACTTTATGCCGAATGGTAGTTTACATGATCATATATTTAGCGAAAAGACATCAAGTACAAGTTTAAGTTGGCCTCAAAGAAAATCTATAATTCTTGATGTGGCTAATGGGCTATCTTATTTGCATAATGGGATTAAGCCCGCAATATTTCATCGCGATATAAAGGCAACAAATATCCTTTTGGACACAAATATGAAAGCCCTAGTGGCGGATTTTGGGTTAGCTAAGCAAAGTGGAGATGGACAATCTCATATGACTACAAGAGTTGCAGGAACCCATGGCTATGTAGCCCCAGAGTACGCCTTATATGGGCAATTGACAGATAAGAGTGATGTTTATAGCTTCGGGATCATAGTTCTTGAGATCATGAGTGGGAGAAAGGTGCTTGAAGAGATGAAACAAGGGATGGTTTTGATTGCCGATTGGGCATGGGAGATGGTTAAATCGGGTCGAATTGATGAGGTTTTTGAGAGTTCAATGAAAGGAGATTCATTGCCTAAGAGTGTGATGAGTAGATTTATTAGAGTTGGATTACTTTGTGCTCATACAATGGTAGCACTTCGACCTACGATTTCACAAGCTCTCATGATGTTGGAAGGTGACATCGATATCCCACGTTTGGTGGACCGACCACCACCTCTCGGTGAGTCTGCTAGATCGAGTTTCTATCATAGCAACAACTTGTGGTCGAGTAGTGAAGCATCCATGGCCACTTCAAGCCTCAAGACTCGAATTTGA
- the LOC122579418 gene encoding pentatricopeptide repeat-containing protein At1g77360, mitochondrial — translation MVILENMIRVLSSPAKSSFRNVICARMYCTSETKNETLNPTKQICKILMSCPKLGVATALDQSGLRPTPESVEEVLKRFGNAGMLAYQFFEWAGKQRHYEHSIRAYHAMIESLAKIRQYEIMWDLINTMRSKNLLNIETFCIMMRKYARAQKVEEAIYTFNVMEKHNVPPNLAAFNGLLSALCKSRNVRKAQEIFNTMKDRFVPDQKTYSILIEGWGRDPNLPKAREIYREMVKDGCNPDIVTYGIMVDILCKAGRVDEAINIMKDMECNGCQPTSFIYSILVHTYGIENRIEDAVDTFLEMEKTGVRADVAVYNALISAFCKVNKLKNAYRVLNEMECKGVKPNSRTCNILLNYLIEHKETDEAFKVFRRMIKICDPDADTYTIMIKMFSEKGDIDMALKVWKFMKRKQFVPSLHTFSVLINGLCENEDASQACMLMEEMIEKGIRPPRLTFGRLRKLLLEQKRDDVLEFLQQKLNLLVKEPLCD, via the exons ATG gtaattCTTGAAAATATGATCAGGGTGCTTAGCAGTCCTGCAAAATCAAGTTTCAGAAATGTCATTTGTGCCAGGATGTACTGCACGAGTGAAACAAAGAACGAGACACTTAATCCAACAAAACAAATTTGCAAAATTCTAATGTCTTGCCCCAAGCTCGGGGTTGCAACTGCACTTGACCAAAGTGGTTTAAGGCCTACACCTGAATCCGTTGAAGAAGTCCTTAAAAGATTTGGGAATGCAGGTATGTTAGCATATCAGTTTTTTGAATGGGCCGGGAAGCAACGTCACTATGAGCATAGTATTCGAGCGTACCATGCTATGATTGAATCTTTAGCCAAGATAAGGCAGTATGAGATCATGTGGGATCTTATAAACACCATGAGGAGTAAAAACTTGCTCAATATCGAGACTTTTTGTATAATGATGAGAAAGTATGCTCGGGCTCAGAAAGTCGAAGAGGCAATCTACACCTTCAATGTCATGGAAAAACACAACGTCCCTCCAAATCTAGCAGCTTTTAATGGTTTATTAAGTGCTTTATGCAAATCTAGAAATGTAAGAAAGGCCCAAGAGATTTTTAACACCATGAAAGATAGATTTGTTCCTGATCAGAAAACATATAGTATATTAATTGAAGGTTGGGGACGGGATCCTAATTTGCCTAAGGCAAGAGAGATTTACAGAGAAATGGTTAAAGATGGATGCAATCCTGATATTGTGACATATGGGATCATGGTTGATATTTTATGTAAAGCAGGTAGGGTAGATGAAGCCATTAACATTATGAAGGACATGGAATGTAATGGTTGTCAACCCACATCCTTTATATACAGCATTTTAGTTCATACGTATGGGATAGAAAACCGGATTGAAGATGCTGTTGACACGTTTCTTGAAATGGAAAAGACTGGTGTTAGGGCCGATGTTGCTGTTTACAATGCATTAATTAGCGCCTTTTGTAAGGTAAACAAGCTAAAAAATGCGTATAGGGTTTTGAATGAGATGGAATGTAAAGGGGTGAAGCCGAACTCAAGAACTTGTAACattcttttaaattatttaatagaACATAAGGAAACTGATGAGGCGTTTAAAGTTTTTAGAAGGATGATCAAAATTTGTGACCCAGATGCTGATACATATACTATTATGATAAAGATGTTTAGTGAAAAGGGTGATATCGACATGGCTCTTAAAGTTTGGAAATTTATGAAAAGGAAGCAGTTTGTTCCTAGTTTGCATACTTTCTCTGTTCTTATTAATGGGTTGTGTGAAAATGAGGATGCTTCTCAAGCATGTATGTTAATGGAAGAAATGATTGAGAAAGGAATTAGACCACCAAGGTTAACCTTTGGGAGGCTGAGGAAATTGCTCCTAGAGCAAAAGCGCGATGACGTGCTTGAGTTTTTacagcagaagctgaatttATTGGTAAAAGAACCATTGTGTGATTAA
- the LOC122578317 gene encoding 3-oxoacyl-[acyl-carrier-protein] synthase 3 B, chloroplastic-like, translated as MANATWVFTPKMRVLGSGFCSSMRVSCASTVQGAGDKLFSDEFKPNRLVGKGCKLVGCGSAVPALQISNDDLSKIVDTSDEWISVRTGIRNRRILTGKDRMTGMAVEAAQKALEMAEVDPDDVDLVLLCTSTPDDFFGSAPQIQAALGCKGNPLAFDITAACSGFLLGLVSAACYIRGAGFKNVLVIGADALSRYVDWTDRGTCILFGDAAGAVILQACESEEDGLFGFDLHSDGEGNRHLSGSFKENETDSSFGTNGSVMGFPPKGSSFSCIQMNGKEVFKFACRVVPQSIVNALKTSGMTLSNIDWLLLHQANQRILDGVATRLEFPADRVISNLANYGNTSAASIPLALDEAVRSGKIKPGQTIATSGFGAGLTWGSAIIRWK; from the exons ATGGCAAATGCAACATGGGTTTTCACCCCAAAAATGAGGGTTTTAGGATCTGGGTTTTGTTCCTCTATGAGGGTATCATGTGCCAGCACTGTTCAAGGTGCTGGTGATAAGCTTTTTTCTGATGAATTTAAGCCTAACAG GCTAGTTGGCAAGGGCTGCAAATTGGTTGGATGTGGTTCTGCTGTACCCGCTCTTCAGATTTCTAATGATGATCTTTCCAAGATTGTTGATACTAGTGATGAATGGATATCTGTTAGAACTGGAATCCGTAATCGAAGAATTCTTACAG GGAAGGATAGAATGACAGGTATGGCTGTTGAGGCAGCTCAAAAAGCCCTGGAGATGGCTGAGGTTGACCCTGACGATGTGGATCTAGTCTTGTTATGCACATCTACCCCAGATGATTTTTTCGGTAGTGCTCCTCAG ATACAAGCAGCACTCGGGTGTAAAGGAAATCCACTGGCTTTTGATATTACAGCTGCTTGTAGTGGATTTTTGTTGGGTCTAGTTTCAGCTGCTTGCTATATCcgag GCGCGGGCTTTAAAAATGTTCTTGTTATTGGAGCCGATGCTCTGTCTCGTTATGTTGATTGGACGGATAGAGGAACTTGTATATTATTTGGGGATGCTGCTGGCGCAGTAATACTTCAG GCTTGTGAAAGTGAGGAAGATGGTTTATTTGGCTTTGATTTGCACAGTGATGGTGAAGGAAACAG GCATTTGAGTGGGAGCTTCAAAGAGAATGAAACGGATAGTTCATTTGGTACTAATGGTTCAGTTATGGGATTTCCTCCAAAAGGTTCTTCTTTTTCATGTATTCAAATGAATGGTAAGGAGGTCTTTAAGTTTGCTTGTCGTGTGGTGCCACAGTCGATTGTGAATGCCTTAAAGACTTCTGGGATGACCCTTTCTAACATTGATTGGTTATTGCTCCATCAG GCGAACCAGAGGATCCTTGATGGAGTTGCAACGCGTTTAGAATTCCCAGCAGATCGAGTCATATCAAATTTGGCAAACTATGGTAACACGAGTGCGGCTTCTATTCCGTTAGCGTTAGATGAAGCCGTGCGTAGTGGGAAAATTAAGCCTGGTCAAACAATTGCAACATCAGGATTTGGGGCAGGTCTTACGTGGGGCTCTGCTATTATCAGATGGAAGTAA
- the LOC122578792 gene encoding protein KRTCAP2 homolog, with amino-acid sequence MAEPGNSMLYSLLLFVVTLSLQEMYRGKLASSELFTILGGFTSSLVFLFLLTFIGNYQETAGVKTGWGTVILAEAVALIAAGTVHRVCITTCFLFSAALLYEVNKISGVVVSKTESKGRRH; translated from the exons ATGGCGGAGCCTGGGAATTCGATGTTGTATTCGCTACTGTTGTTTGTGGTTACTCTTTCTCTTCAAGAAATGTACAGAGGGAAGTTAGCCTCTTCCGAATTATTCACCATTCTTGGAGGCTTCACCAGCTCTCTCGTCTTTCTGTTCTTACTTACG TTCATTGGAAATTACCAGGAAACTGCAGGAGTTAAGACTGGATGGGGCACTG TGATTCTAGCAGAGGCTGTTGCTCTCATTGCAGCTGGAACTGTCCATCGAGTTTGTATAACAACATG CTTTTTGTTCTCGGCTGCATTATTGTACGAGGTCAACAAAATTTCAGGAGTTGTGGTATCAAAAACTGAATCAAAAGGTCGAAGGCATTGA